A genomic window from Sorex araneus isolate mSorAra2 chromosome 2, mSorAra2.pri, whole genome shotgun sequence includes:
- the RETNLB gene encoding resistin-like beta gives MKSFFGFLFILIFLQSMIPKSAQFSFDSIVDEKIKDALEDFKYPKVKLSCTSVSSRGRLSSCPEGTIVTSCACGFGCGSWNIEGEDTCHCQCPRMDWSTARCCRLN, from the exons ATGAAGTCATTCTTTGGCTTCCTTTTCATCCTCATCTTCCTCCAGTCGATGATCCCAAAGAGTGCTCAATTTTCCTTTGACTCCATTGTGGATGAAAAGATAAAGGACGCTCTTGAAG ATTTCAAATATCCCAAAGTAAAGCTGTCATGTACCAGTGTCAGCAGCCGAGGCAGACTGTCCTCTTGTCCTGAAG GAACCATTGTGACTAGCTGTGCTTGTGGCTTTGGCTGTGGTTCCTGGAATATTGAGGGAGAAGACACATGCCACTGCCAATGTCCCAGGATGGATTGGTCCACTGCCCGCTGCTGTCGTCTGAACTGA